From a region of the Mercurialis annua linkage group LG1-X, ddMerAnnu1.2, whole genome shotgun sequence genome:
- the LOC126666204 gene encoding uncharacterized protein LOC126666204 isoform X4, protein MDQFEAYFRRADLDGDGRISGHEAISFFQGANLPQQILAQIWMHADQSRTGFLGRPEFYNFLKLATVAQSKRELTPDIVKAALYGPAAAKIPPPKINLPATPMQQVNPRPPATQIGAVAPPVSVQNPGFRGPGVPNPTMGQQYFPSQHSQTMRPPQAIPPGIASRPPQGINSPDFSRGGGMMAHSQVMPTGVAPRPPQSMPGSTASPNISTSNILTDWSGGKPSAAMSGPPSTSNVALQSQTQYSMQSQQSANNSKALVVSGNGFATGSSFGADVFSAMPSTRNQEPSVPTFSSSGPPALSTAVPATSGGLSSKSNSLDSLQSIYAMQPLGGQLQRTQSLPTSGQQVSTSVSSSLASPSTSVGVGNSSDNAQPPWPKMKPSDVQKYSKVFMEVDTDRDGRITGEQARNLFLSWRLPREVLKQVWDLSDQDSDSMLSLREFCFALYLMERHREGRQLPASLPSSIMLDDTLLSMTGQPKAGTVAWGPNPGFGQQPGIGARSMAPVTGLRPPVQVTALQSQPDSAVSNQQNPRAVGLDDSFLNQSNSGEQNSMPQDGTGTEKKAGEPEKVILDSKEKMEFYRSKMQDLVLYKSRCDNRLNEITERALADKREAEMLGKKYEEKYKQVAEVASKLTIEEATFRDIQERKNELNQAMVNMEQGGSADGILQVRADRIQSDLDELVRVLIERCKKHGLEIKSSSMIELPFGWQPGIQEGAAGWDEDWDKFEDEGFSKDLTIDMKNVSAANSNSTMQKEIGSQDGSLTPDSLSNGGGKSANLFAGDDALEGESAYGHSDDELARSPRGSSTGRTALESPSQDFSDVFTKSADADAESHSFDESTWGAFDTHDDTDSVWGFNRASTKDADSDKHNDFFGTDDFGLNPIRTGSPSSDNFFQKKSPFFEDSVAGSPVSRFGNSPRYSEAGDHMDNFSRMDSFNTHEGGFSPRERFSRFDSMNSSKDFGHRGAFSSFDDADPFGSSGPFKVSSDNQTQNKRF, encoded by the exons ATGGATCAGTTCGAAGCTTATTTCAGGAGAGCAGATTTAGATGGAGACGGTAGAATCAGTGGACATGAAGCTATTTCTTTCTTTCAAGGAGCCAATTTACCCCAACAAATCCTTGCTCAG ATATGGATGCATGCTGATCAAAGTCGTACCGGCTTCCTTGGTCGTCCTGAATTTTACAACTTTCTCAAGCTTGCAACTGTTGCACAAAGTAAAAGAGAATTGACACCTGATATTGTCAAGGCAGCATTGTATGGCCCTGCTGCAGCTAAGATCCCACCACCTAAAATCAATCTTCCAGCCACTCCTATGCAACAGGTAAACCCAAGGCCTCCTGCTACTCAAATCGGTGCTGTTGCCCCCCCGGTATCAGTTCAGAATCCTGGCTTTAGAGGGCCTGGAGTTCCAAATCCAACTATGGGCCAGCAGTATTTTCCTTCTCAACATAGTCAGACCATGAGACCTCCTCAGGCTATTCCTCCTGGAATTGCTTCTCGTCCCCCTCAGGGCATTAACAGTCCAGATTTTTCCAGAGGAGGTGGTATGATGGCTCATTCGCAGGTTATGCCTACCGGTGTTGCTCCCCGTCCACCTCAATCCATGCCTGGCTCTACAGCCAGTCCCAACATATCAACCTCAAACATCCTAACTGATTGGTCTGGTGGAAAGCCTAGCGCGGCTATGTCCGGTCCTCCATCTACATCCAATGTTGCTTTACAATCACAAACTCAGTATTCCATGCAATCCCAGCAATCTGCTAATAATTCTAAAGCCTTGGTTGTTTCTGGAAATGGGTTTGCTACTGGCTCGTCCTTTGGAGCTGATGTGTTTTCTGCCATGCCGTCTACCAGAAATCAAGAACCTTCTGTGCCTACATTTTCTTCTAGTGGACCACCAGCCTTATCAACTGCAGTTCCAGCTACAAGTGGGGGCCTCTCTTCAAAGTCCAACTCACTTGATTCGCTACAGAGTATTTATGCAATGCAACCTCTAGGAGGTCAGCTGCAGCGAACTCAGTCACTGCCCACATCTGGCCAACAGGTTTCAACTTCAGTTTCTTCCTCCCTTGCATCTCCTAGCACTTCAGTTGGAGTTGGAAATTCGTCTGATAATGCACAACCCCCATGGCCTAAGATGAAACCATCAGATGTTCAAAAGTACTCTAAAGTGTTTATGGAAGTAGATACCGATAGAGATGGTAGAATCACTGGTGAGCAGGCACGGAATCTATTTTTAAGCTGGAGGCTACCGAGAG AGGTTCTGAAGCAGGTTTGGGACTTGTCTGATCAGGATAGTGATAGCATGCTTTCTTTGAGGGAATTTTGCTTTGCACTTTATTTGATGGAGCGGCATAGGGAAGGTCGACAACTTCCAGCATCTCTTCCAAGTAGCATTATGCTTGATGATACGTTATTGTCCATGACAGGTCAACCAAAAGCTGGAACTGTAGCATGGGGTCCCAATCCTG GTTTTGGGCAGCAGCCTGGAATAGGTGCTCGATCAATGGCCCCTGTGACTGGTTTGAGGCCACCAGTTCAGGTGACTGCCCTCCAGTCCCAGCCTGATAGTGCAGTGTCTAATCAGCAGAATCCAAGAGCAGTTGGTTTGGATGATTCCTTTCTGAACCAAAGTAATAGTGGAGAGCAGAACTCAATGCCTCAAGATGGAACTGGCACGGAGAAAAAG GCTGGTGAACCAGAAAAGGTTATTTTGGACTCGAAAGAGAAGATGGAATTTTACCGGAGTAAAATGCAGGACCTT GTTCTTTATAAAAGCAGATGCGACAATAGGCTGAATGAAATTACAGAAAGGGCCTTGGCAGATAAGCGTGAG GCCGAGATGCTGGGTAAGAAGTATGAAGAGAAATATAAGCAAGTTGCAGAAGTGGCATCTAAATTAACTATTGAAGAGGCAACTTTCCGTGATATTCAG gagAGGAAGAACGAATTGAATCAAGCAATGGTCAACATGGAACAAGGAGGAAGTGCTGATGGTATTCTTCAG GTCCGTGCTGATCGTATACAATCTGATCTTGATGAGCTAGTGAGAGTTTTGATTGAGCGTTGCAAGAAACACGGGTTAGAGATCAAGTCAAGTTCAATGATTGAGCTTCCTTTTG GCTGGCAACCTGGAATTCAAGAGGGTGCAGCTGGCTGGGATGAAGATTGGGATAAGTTTGAGGATGAAG GATTTTCCAAAGACCTCACTATTGACATGAAAAATGTATCTGCTGCAAATTCAAATTCCACTATGCAAAAAGAAATAGGGTCGCAGGATGGTAGTCTAACACCTGATTCCTTATCTAATGGTGGTGGCAAGTCAGCAAACTTGTTTGCTGGGGATGATGCTCTTGAGGGTGAATCTGCATATGGCCACAGCGATGATGAATTGGCAAGAAGCCCTCGAGGCAGTTCAACTGGACGAACTGCCTTAGAAAGTCCATCACAGGACTTCTCTGATGTATTTACAAAGAGTGCTGATGCAGATGCAGAATCGCATAG TTTTGATGAATCGACATGGGGTGCTTTTGATACTCATGATGACACAGACTCAGTCTGGGGATTTAACCGTGCTAGTACTAAG GATGCAGATTCTGATAAGCACAACGATTTCTTTGGAACTGAtgattttggtttaaatccaATAAGAACAGGATCCCCTTCCTCTGACAATTTTTTCCAGAAAAAGAGTCCATTTTTTGAAGATTCAGTAGCTGGCTCCCCGGTTTCCAGGTTTGGGAACTCCCCGAGGTATAGCGAAGCAGGGGACCACATGGACAATTTTTCAAGAATGGATTCCTTCAACACGCATGAAGGTGGATTTTCTCCACGAGAGAGGTTTTCACGGTTTGATTCCATGAACAGCTCAAAGGACTTCGGCCATAGAGGCGCCTTCTCATCTTTTGACGATGCAGACCCATTTGGATCCAGCGGACCATTTAAGGTTTCATCCGACAATCAAACTCAAAATAAGAGGTTCTGA
- the LOC126666204 gene encoding uncharacterized protein LOC126666204 isoform X3 — translation MDQFEAYFRRADLDGDGRISGHEAISFFQGANLPQQILAQIWMHADQSRTGFLGRPEFYNFLKLATVAQSKRELTPDIVKAALYGPAAAKIPPPKINLPATPMQQVNPRPPATQIGAVAPPVSVQNPGFRGPGVPNPTMGQQYFPSQHSQTMRPPQAIPPGIASRPPQGINSPDFSRGGGMMAHSQVMPTGVAPRPPQSMPGSTASPNISTSNILTDWSGGKPSAAMSGPPSTSNVALQSQTQYSMQSQQSANNSKALVVSGNGFATGSSFGADVFSAMPSTRNQEPSVPTFSSSGPPALSTAVPATSGGLSSKSNSLDSLQSIYAMQPLGGQLQRTQSLPTSGQQVSTSVSSSLASPSTSVGVGNSSDNAQPPWPKMKPSDVQKYSKVFMEVDTDRDGRITGEQARNLFLSWRLPREVLKQVWDLSDQDSDSMLSLREFCFALYLMERHREGRQLPASLPSSIMLDDTLLSMTGQPKAGTVAWGPNPGFGQQPGIGARSMAPVTGLRPPVQVTALQSQPDSAVSNQQNPRAVGLDDSFLNQSNSGEQNSMPQDGTGTEKKAGEPEKVILDSKEKMEFYRSKMQDLVLYKSRCDNRLNEITERALADKREAEMLGKKYEEKYKQVAEVASKLTIEEATFRDIQERKNELNQAMVNMEQGGSADGILQVRADRIQSDLDELVRVLIERCKKHGLEIKSSSMIELPFGWQPGIQEGAAGWDEDWDKFEDEGFSKDLTIDMKNVSAANSNSTMQKEIGSQDGSLTPDSLSNGGGKSANLFAGDDALEGESAYGHSDDELARSPRGSSTGRTALESPSQDFSDVFTKSADADAESHSFDESTWGAFDTHDDTDSVWGFNRASTKQDADSDKHNDFFGTDDFGLNPIRTGSPSSDNFFQKKSPFFEDSVAGSPVSRFGNSPRYSEAGDHMDNFSRMDSFNTHEGGFSPRERFSRFDSMNSSKDFGHRGAFSSFDDADPFGSSGPFKVSSDNQTQNKRF, via the exons ATGGATCAGTTCGAAGCTTATTTCAGGAGAGCAGATTTAGATGGAGACGGTAGAATCAGTGGACATGAAGCTATTTCTTTCTTTCAAGGAGCCAATTTACCCCAACAAATCCTTGCTCAG ATATGGATGCATGCTGATCAAAGTCGTACCGGCTTCCTTGGTCGTCCTGAATTTTACAACTTTCTCAAGCTTGCAACTGTTGCACAAAGTAAAAGAGAATTGACACCTGATATTGTCAAGGCAGCATTGTATGGCCCTGCTGCAGCTAAGATCCCACCACCTAAAATCAATCTTCCAGCCACTCCTATGCAACAGGTAAACCCAAGGCCTCCTGCTACTCAAATCGGTGCTGTTGCCCCCCCGGTATCAGTTCAGAATCCTGGCTTTAGAGGGCCTGGAGTTCCAAATCCAACTATGGGCCAGCAGTATTTTCCTTCTCAACATAGTCAGACCATGAGACCTCCTCAGGCTATTCCTCCTGGAATTGCTTCTCGTCCCCCTCAGGGCATTAACAGTCCAGATTTTTCCAGAGGAGGTGGTATGATGGCTCATTCGCAGGTTATGCCTACCGGTGTTGCTCCCCGTCCACCTCAATCCATGCCTGGCTCTACAGCCAGTCCCAACATATCAACCTCAAACATCCTAACTGATTGGTCTGGTGGAAAGCCTAGCGCGGCTATGTCCGGTCCTCCATCTACATCCAATGTTGCTTTACAATCACAAACTCAGTATTCCATGCAATCCCAGCAATCTGCTAATAATTCTAAAGCCTTGGTTGTTTCTGGAAATGGGTTTGCTACTGGCTCGTCCTTTGGAGCTGATGTGTTTTCTGCCATGCCGTCTACCAGAAATCAAGAACCTTCTGTGCCTACATTTTCTTCTAGTGGACCACCAGCCTTATCAACTGCAGTTCCAGCTACAAGTGGGGGCCTCTCTTCAAAGTCCAACTCACTTGATTCGCTACAGAGTATTTATGCAATGCAACCTCTAGGAGGTCAGCTGCAGCGAACTCAGTCACTGCCCACATCTGGCCAACAGGTTTCAACTTCAGTTTCTTCCTCCCTTGCATCTCCTAGCACTTCAGTTGGAGTTGGAAATTCGTCTGATAATGCACAACCCCCATGGCCTAAGATGAAACCATCAGATGTTCAAAAGTACTCTAAAGTGTTTATGGAAGTAGATACCGATAGAGATGGTAGAATCACTGGTGAGCAGGCACGGAATCTATTTTTAAGCTGGAGGCTACCGAGAG AGGTTCTGAAGCAGGTTTGGGACTTGTCTGATCAGGATAGTGATAGCATGCTTTCTTTGAGGGAATTTTGCTTTGCACTTTATTTGATGGAGCGGCATAGGGAAGGTCGACAACTTCCAGCATCTCTTCCAAGTAGCATTATGCTTGATGATACGTTATTGTCCATGACAGGTCAACCAAAAGCTGGAACTGTAGCATGGGGTCCCAATCCTG GTTTTGGGCAGCAGCCTGGAATAGGTGCTCGATCAATGGCCCCTGTGACTGGTTTGAGGCCACCAGTTCAGGTGACTGCCCTCCAGTCCCAGCCTGATAGTGCAGTGTCTAATCAGCAGAATCCAAGAGCAGTTGGTTTGGATGATTCCTTTCTGAACCAAAGTAATAGTGGAGAGCAGAACTCAATGCCTCAAGATGGAACTGGCACGGAGAAAAAG GCTGGTGAACCAGAAAAGGTTATTTTGGACTCGAAAGAGAAGATGGAATTTTACCGGAGTAAAATGCAGGACCTT GTTCTTTATAAAAGCAGATGCGACAATAGGCTGAATGAAATTACAGAAAGGGCCTTGGCAGATAAGCGTGAG GCCGAGATGCTGGGTAAGAAGTATGAAGAGAAATATAAGCAAGTTGCAGAAGTGGCATCTAAATTAACTATTGAAGAGGCAACTTTCCGTGATATTCAG gagAGGAAGAACGAATTGAATCAAGCAATGGTCAACATGGAACAAGGAGGAAGTGCTGATGGTATTCTTCAG GTCCGTGCTGATCGTATACAATCTGATCTTGATGAGCTAGTGAGAGTTTTGATTGAGCGTTGCAAGAAACACGGGTTAGAGATCAAGTCAAGTTCAATGATTGAGCTTCCTTTTG GCTGGCAACCTGGAATTCAAGAGGGTGCAGCTGGCTGGGATGAAGATTGGGATAAGTTTGAGGATGAAG GATTTTCCAAAGACCTCACTATTGACATGAAAAATGTATCTGCTGCAAATTCAAATTCCACTATGCAAAAAGAAATAGGGTCGCAGGATGGTAGTCTAACACCTGATTCCTTATCTAATGGTGGTGGCAAGTCAGCAAACTTGTTTGCTGGGGATGATGCTCTTGAGGGTGAATCTGCATATGGCCACAGCGATGATGAATTGGCAAGAAGCCCTCGAGGCAGTTCAACTGGACGAACTGCCTTAGAAAGTCCATCACAGGACTTCTCTGATGTATTTACAAAGAGTGCTGATGCAGATGCAGAATCGCATAG TTTTGATGAATCGACATGGGGTGCTTTTGATACTCATGATGACACAGACTCAGTCTGGGGATTTAACCGTGCTAGTACTAAG CAGGATGCAGATTCTGATAAGCACAACGATTTCTTTGGAACTGAtgattttggtttaaatccaATAAGAACAGGATCCCCTTCCTCTGACAATTTTTTCCAGAAAAAGAGTCCATTTTTTGAAGATTCAGTAGCTGGCTCCCCGGTTTCCAGGTTTGGGAACTCCCCGAGGTATAGCGAAGCAGGGGACCACATGGACAATTTTTCAAGAATGGATTCCTTCAACACGCATGAAGGTGGATTTTCTCCACGAGAGAGGTTTTCACGGTTTGATTCCATGAACAGCTCAAAGGACTTCGGCCATAGAGGCGCCTTCTCATCTTTTGACGATGCAGACCCATTTGGATCCAGCGGACCATTTAAGGTTTCATCCGACAATCAAACTCAAAATAAGAGGTTCTGA
- the LOC126666204 gene encoding uncharacterized protein LOC126666204 isoform X1 → MDQFEAYFRRADLDGDGRISGHEAISFFQGANLPQQILAQIWMHADQSRTGFLGRPEFYNFLKLATVAQSKRELTPDIVKAALYGPAAAKIPPPKINLPATPMQQVNPRPPATQIGAVAPPVSVQNPGFRGPGVPNPTMGQQYFPSQHSQTMRPPQAIPPGIASRPPQGINSPDFSRGGGMMAHSQVMPTGVAPRPPQSMPGSTASPNISTSNILTDWSGGKPSAAMSGPPSTSNVALQSQTQYSMQSQQSANNSKALVVSGNGFATGSSFGADVFSAMPSTRNQEPSVPTFSSSGPPALSTAVPATSGGLSSKSNSLDSLQSIYAMQPLGGQLQRTQSLPTSGQQVSTSVSSSLASPSTSVGVGNSSDNAQPPWPKMKPSDVQKYSKVFMEVDTDRDGRITGEQARNLFLSWRLPREVLKQVWDLSDQDSDSMLSLREFCFALYLMERHREGRQLPASLPSSIMLDDTLLSMTGQPKAGTVAWGPNPGFGQQPGIGARSMAPVTGLRPPVQVTALQSQPDSAVSNQQNPRAVGLDDSFLNQSNSGEQNSMPQDGTGTEKKAGEPEKVILDSKEKMEFYRSKMQDLVLYKSRCDNRLNEITERALADKREAEMLGKKYEEKYKQVAEVASKLTIEEATFRDIQERKNELNQAMVNMEQGGSADGILQVRADRIQSDLDELVRVLIERCKKHGLEIKSSSMIELPFGWQPGIQEGAAGWDEDWDKFEDEGFSKDLTIDMKNVSAANSNSTMQKEIGSQDGSLTPDSLSNGGGKSANLFAGDDALEGESAYGHSDDELARSPRGSSTGRTALESPSQDFSDVFTKSADADAESHRSFDESTWGAFDTHDDTDSVWGFNRASTKQDADSDKHNDFFGTDDFGLNPIRTGSPSSDNFFQKKSPFFEDSVAGSPVSRFGNSPRYSEAGDHMDNFSRMDSFNTHEGGFSPRERFSRFDSMNSSKDFGHRGAFSSFDDADPFGSSGPFKVSSDNQTQNKRF, encoded by the exons ATGGATCAGTTCGAAGCTTATTTCAGGAGAGCAGATTTAGATGGAGACGGTAGAATCAGTGGACATGAAGCTATTTCTTTCTTTCAAGGAGCCAATTTACCCCAACAAATCCTTGCTCAG ATATGGATGCATGCTGATCAAAGTCGTACCGGCTTCCTTGGTCGTCCTGAATTTTACAACTTTCTCAAGCTTGCAACTGTTGCACAAAGTAAAAGAGAATTGACACCTGATATTGTCAAGGCAGCATTGTATGGCCCTGCTGCAGCTAAGATCCCACCACCTAAAATCAATCTTCCAGCCACTCCTATGCAACAGGTAAACCCAAGGCCTCCTGCTACTCAAATCGGTGCTGTTGCCCCCCCGGTATCAGTTCAGAATCCTGGCTTTAGAGGGCCTGGAGTTCCAAATCCAACTATGGGCCAGCAGTATTTTCCTTCTCAACATAGTCAGACCATGAGACCTCCTCAGGCTATTCCTCCTGGAATTGCTTCTCGTCCCCCTCAGGGCATTAACAGTCCAGATTTTTCCAGAGGAGGTGGTATGATGGCTCATTCGCAGGTTATGCCTACCGGTGTTGCTCCCCGTCCACCTCAATCCATGCCTGGCTCTACAGCCAGTCCCAACATATCAACCTCAAACATCCTAACTGATTGGTCTGGTGGAAAGCCTAGCGCGGCTATGTCCGGTCCTCCATCTACATCCAATGTTGCTTTACAATCACAAACTCAGTATTCCATGCAATCCCAGCAATCTGCTAATAATTCTAAAGCCTTGGTTGTTTCTGGAAATGGGTTTGCTACTGGCTCGTCCTTTGGAGCTGATGTGTTTTCTGCCATGCCGTCTACCAGAAATCAAGAACCTTCTGTGCCTACATTTTCTTCTAGTGGACCACCAGCCTTATCAACTGCAGTTCCAGCTACAAGTGGGGGCCTCTCTTCAAAGTCCAACTCACTTGATTCGCTACAGAGTATTTATGCAATGCAACCTCTAGGAGGTCAGCTGCAGCGAACTCAGTCACTGCCCACATCTGGCCAACAGGTTTCAACTTCAGTTTCTTCCTCCCTTGCATCTCCTAGCACTTCAGTTGGAGTTGGAAATTCGTCTGATAATGCACAACCCCCATGGCCTAAGATGAAACCATCAGATGTTCAAAAGTACTCTAAAGTGTTTATGGAAGTAGATACCGATAGAGATGGTAGAATCACTGGTGAGCAGGCACGGAATCTATTTTTAAGCTGGAGGCTACCGAGAG AGGTTCTGAAGCAGGTTTGGGACTTGTCTGATCAGGATAGTGATAGCATGCTTTCTTTGAGGGAATTTTGCTTTGCACTTTATTTGATGGAGCGGCATAGGGAAGGTCGACAACTTCCAGCATCTCTTCCAAGTAGCATTATGCTTGATGATACGTTATTGTCCATGACAGGTCAACCAAAAGCTGGAACTGTAGCATGGGGTCCCAATCCTG GTTTTGGGCAGCAGCCTGGAATAGGTGCTCGATCAATGGCCCCTGTGACTGGTTTGAGGCCACCAGTTCAGGTGACTGCCCTCCAGTCCCAGCCTGATAGTGCAGTGTCTAATCAGCAGAATCCAAGAGCAGTTGGTTTGGATGATTCCTTTCTGAACCAAAGTAATAGTGGAGAGCAGAACTCAATGCCTCAAGATGGAACTGGCACGGAGAAAAAG GCTGGTGAACCAGAAAAGGTTATTTTGGACTCGAAAGAGAAGATGGAATTTTACCGGAGTAAAATGCAGGACCTT GTTCTTTATAAAAGCAGATGCGACAATAGGCTGAATGAAATTACAGAAAGGGCCTTGGCAGATAAGCGTGAG GCCGAGATGCTGGGTAAGAAGTATGAAGAGAAATATAAGCAAGTTGCAGAAGTGGCATCTAAATTAACTATTGAAGAGGCAACTTTCCGTGATATTCAG gagAGGAAGAACGAATTGAATCAAGCAATGGTCAACATGGAACAAGGAGGAAGTGCTGATGGTATTCTTCAG GTCCGTGCTGATCGTATACAATCTGATCTTGATGAGCTAGTGAGAGTTTTGATTGAGCGTTGCAAGAAACACGGGTTAGAGATCAAGTCAAGTTCAATGATTGAGCTTCCTTTTG GCTGGCAACCTGGAATTCAAGAGGGTGCAGCTGGCTGGGATGAAGATTGGGATAAGTTTGAGGATGAAG GATTTTCCAAAGACCTCACTATTGACATGAAAAATGTATCTGCTGCAAATTCAAATTCCACTATGCAAAAAGAAATAGGGTCGCAGGATGGTAGTCTAACACCTGATTCCTTATCTAATGGTGGTGGCAAGTCAGCAAACTTGTTTGCTGGGGATGATGCTCTTGAGGGTGAATCTGCATATGGCCACAGCGATGATGAATTGGCAAGAAGCCCTCGAGGCAGTTCAACTGGACGAACTGCCTTAGAAAGTCCATCACAGGACTTCTCTGATGTATTTACAAAGAGTGCTGATGCAGATGCAGAATCGCATAG AAGTTTTGATGAATCGACATGGGGTGCTTTTGATACTCATGATGACACAGACTCAGTCTGGGGATTTAACCGTGCTAGTACTAAG CAGGATGCAGATTCTGATAAGCACAACGATTTCTTTGGAACTGAtgattttggtttaaatccaATAAGAACAGGATCCCCTTCCTCTGACAATTTTTTCCAGAAAAAGAGTCCATTTTTTGAAGATTCAGTAGCTGGCTCCCCGGTTTCCAGGTTTGGGAACTCCCCGAGGTATAGCGAAGCAGGGGACCACATGGACAATTTTTCAAGAATGGATTCCTTCAACACGCATGAAGGTGGATTTTCTCCACGAGAGAGGTTTTCACGGTTTGATTCCATGAACAGCTCAAAGGACTTCGGCCATAGAGGCGCCTTCTCATCTTTTGACGATGCAGACCCATTTGGATCCAGCGGACCATTTAAGGTTTCATCCGACAATCAAACTCAAAATAAGAGGTTCTGA